From the Saimiri boliviensis isolate mSaiBol1 chromosome X, mSaiBol1.pri, whole genome shotgun sequence genome, one window contains:
- the HCFC1 gene encoding host cell factor 1 isoform X3, whose amino-acid sequence MASAVSPANSPAVLLQPRWKRVVGWSGPVPRPRHGHRAVAIKELIVVFGGGNEGIVDELHVYNTATNQWFIPAVRGDIPPGCAAYGFVCDGTRLLVFGGMVEYGKYSNDLYELQASRWEWKRLKAKTPKNGPPPCPRLGHSFSLVGNKCYLFGGLANDSEDPKNNIPRYLNDLYILELRPGSGVVAWDIPITYGVLPPPRESHTAVVYTEKDNKKSKLVIYGGMSGCRLGDLWTLDIDTLTWNKPSLSGVAPLPRSLHSATTIGNKMYVFGGWVPLVMDDVKVATHEKEWKCTNTLACLNLDTMAWETILMDTLEDNIPRARAGHCAVAINTRLYIWSGRDGYRKAWNNQVCCKDLWYLETEKPPPPARVQLVRANTNSLEAAPAPPTTTTIQVLPTVPGSSISVPTAARTQGVPAVLKVTGPQATTGTPLVTMRPASQAGKAPVTVTSLPAGVRMVVPTQSAQGTVIGSSPQMSGMAALAAAAAATQKIPPSSAPTVLSVPAGTTIVKTMAVTPGTTTLPATVKVASSPVMVSNPATRMLKTAAAQVGTSVSSATNTSTRPIITVHKSGTVTVAQQAQVVTTVVGGVTKTITLVKSPISVPGGSALISNLGKVMSVVQTKPVQTSAVTGQASTGPVTQIIQTKGPLPAGTILKLVTSADGKPTTIITTTQASGAGTKPTILGISSVSPSTTKPGTTTIIKTIPMSAIITQAGATGVTSSTGIKSPITIITTKVMTSGTGAPAKIITAVPKIATGHGQQGVTQVVLKGAPGQPGTILRTVPMGGVRLVTPVTVSAVKPAVTTLVVKGTTGVTTLGTVTGTVSTSLAGAGGHSTSASLATPITTLGTIATLSSQVINPTAITVSAAQTTLTAAGGLTTPTITMQPVSQPTQVTLITAPSGVEAQPVHDLPVSILASPTTEQPTATVTIADSGQGDVQPGTVTLVCSNPPCETHETGTTNTATTTVVANLGGHPQPTQVQFVCDRQEAAASLVTSTVGQQNGSMVRVCSNPPCETHETGTTNTATTATSNMAGQHGCSNPPCETHETGTTNTATTAMSSVGANHQRDARRACVAGTPAMIRISVAAGALEAAQGSKPQCQTRQTSATSTTMTVMATGAPCSAGPLLGPSMAREPGGRGTAFVQLAPLSSKVRLSSPGSKDLPTGRHSHAANTTAMARSSVGAGEPRAAPMCESLQGGLPSTTVTVTALEALLCPSATVTQVCSNPPCETHETGTTNTATTSNAGSAQRVCSNPPCETHETGTTHTATTATSNGGTGQAEGGQQPPAGRPCETHQTTSTGTTMSVSTGALLPDATSSHRTLESGLEAAAAPSVTPQAGTVLLAPFPTQRVCSNPPCETHETGTTHTATTVTSNMSSNQDTPPATSDQGEVESTQGDSAITTTVSSTLTRAVTTVTQSTPVPGPSVPKISSITETAPGALTTEVPIPAKITVTIANTETSDMPFSAVDILQPPEELQVSPGPRQQLPPRQLLQSASTALMGESAEVLSASQTPELPAAVDLSSTGEPSSGQESASSAVVATVVVQPPPPAQSEVDQLSLPQELMAEAQAGTTTLMVTGLTPEELAVTAAAEAAAQAAATEEAQALAIQAVLQAAQQAVMGTGEPMDTSEAAATVTQAELGHLSAEGQEGQATTIPIVLTQQELAALVQQQQLQEAQAQQQHHHLPTEALAPADSLNDPAIESNCLNELAGTVPSTVALLPSTATESLAPSNTFVAPQPVVVASPAKLQAAATLTEVANGIESLGVKPDLPPPPSKAPMKKENQWFDVGVIKGTNVMVTHYFLPPDDAAPSEDDSGTVPDYNQLKKQELQPGTAYKFRVAGINACGRGPFSEISAFKTCLPGFPGAPCAIKISKSPDGAHLTWEPPSVTSGKIIEYSVYLAIQSSQAGSELKSSTPAQLAFMRVYCGPSPSCLVQSSSLSNAHIDYTTKPAIIFRIAARNEKGYGPATQVRWLQETSKDSSGTKPANKRPMSSPEMKSAPKKSKADGQ is encoded by the exons GCGAGCCGGTGGGAGTGGAAGAGACTCAAAGCAAAGACACCCAAAAATGGGCCCCCTCCATGTCCTCGGCTCGGGCACAGCTTCTCCCTTGTGGGCAACAAATGCTACCTGTTTGGGGGTCTGGCCAATGACAGCGAAGACCCAAAGAACAACATTCCGAG GTACCTGAATGACTTATACATCCTGGAATTACGGCCAGGCTCCGGAGTGGTAGCCTGGGACATCCCCATTACTTACGGGGTCCTGCCACCACCCCGGGAGTCACATACTGCCGTGGTCTACACCGAAAAAGACAACAAGAAGTCCAAGCTGGTGATCTACGGCGGGATGAGTGGCTGCAGGCTGGGGGACCTGTGGACCCTAGATATCG ATACCCTGACATGGAATAAGCCCAGTCTCAGCGGGGTGGCGCCTCTTCCTCGCAGTCTCCACTCAGCAACCACCATCGGAAATAA aaTGTACGTGTTTGGTGGCTGGGTGCCTCTCGTCATGGATGACGTCAAAGTGGCCACACATGAGAAGGAGTGGAAGTGTACCAACACACTGGCTTGTCTCAACCTGG ATACCATGGCCTGGGAGACCATCCTGATGGATACACTGGAGGACAACATTCCCCGGGCTCGGGCCGGCCACTGTGCAGTCGCCATCAACACCCGCCTGTACATTTGGAGTGGGCGCGACGGCTACCGCAAGGCCTGGAACAACCAGGTCTGCTGCAAGGACCTCTGGTACCTGGAGACAG AaaagccaccacccccagcccgaGTACAACTGGTACGCGCCAACACCAACTCCCTGGAG GCTGCCCCCGCGCCCCcgaccaccaccaccatccaggTCTTGCCGACGGTGCCTGGCAGCTCCATTTCTGTGCCCACTGCAGCCCGGACTCAAG GTGTCCCTGCTGTTCTCAAAGTGACCGGTCCTCAGGCTACAACAGGAACTCCATTGGTCACCATGCGACCTGCCAGCCAGGCCGGGAAAGCCCCCGTCACCGTGACCTCGCTGCCTGCTGGAGTGCGGATGGTTGTGCCAACACAGAGTGCCCAGGGGACG GTGATTGGCAGTAGCCCACAGATGAGTGGGATGGCTGCACTGGCTGCTGCGGCTGCTGCCACCCAGAAGATCCCCCCTTCCTCAGCACCCACAGTGCTGAGTGTCCCCGCGGGCACCACCATCGTGAAGACCATGGCTGTGACACCTGGCACTACCACCCTTCCAGCCACTGTAAAGGTGGCCTCCTCGCCAGTCATG GTGAGCAACCCTGCCACTCGCATGCTGAAGACTGCAGCTGCCCAGGTGGGGACATCGGTTTCCTCTGCCACCAACACGTCTACCCGCCCTATCATCACGGTGCACAAGTCAGGCACCGTGACAGTGGCCCAGCAAGCCCAGGTGGTGACCACAGTCGTGGGTGGGGTCACCAAGACCATCACCCTGGTGAAGAGCCCCATCTCTGTCCCAGGAGGCAGTGCTCTG ATTTCCAATCTTGGCAAAGTGATGTCAGTGGTCCAGACCAAACCAGTTCAGACTTCAGCAGTCACAGGGCAGGCGTCCACAGGTCCTGTGACTCAGATCATCCAG ACCAAAGGGCCCCTGCCAGCGGGAACAATCCTGAAGTTGGTGACCTCAGCAGATGGCAAGcccaccaccattatcaccaccacaCAGGCCAGCGGGGCGGGGACCAAGCCCACCATCCTGGGCATCAGCAGCGTCTCCCCcagtaccaccaagcctggcacgACCACCATCATCAAAACCATCCCCATGTCGGCCATCATCACCCAGGCGGGTGCCACGG GTGTGACCAGCAGTACTGGCATAAAGTcccccatcaccatcatcaccaccaagGTTATGACTTCAGGAACTGGAGCACCTGCCAAAATCATCACTGCTGTCCCCAAAATTGCCACTGGCCACGGGCAGCAGGGAGTGACCCAG GTGGTGCTAAAGGGGGCGCCAGGACAGCCAGGCACCATCCTCCGCACTGTGCCCATGGGGGGCGTCCGCCTGGTCACCCCCGTCACCGTCTCCGCCGTCAAACCAGCCGTCACCACGTTGGTTGTGAAAGGCACCACAG GTGTCACAACCCTAGGCACAGTGACAGGCACCGTCTCCACCAGCCTTGCTGGGGCAGGGGGCCACAGCACCAGTGCCTCCCTGGCCACGCCCATCACCACCTTGGGCACCATCGCCACCCTCTCCAGCCAGGTGATCAACCCCACTGCCATCACCGTGTCAGCTGCACAGACCACGCTGACAGCGGCAGGCGGGCTCACGACCCCTACCATCACCATGCAG CCCGTGTCCCAGCCCACCCAGGTGACTCTGATCACGGCACCCAGCGGGGTGGAGGCCCAGCCCGTGCAcgacctccctgtgtccattctGGCCTCTCCGACTACAGAGCAGCCCACCGCCACAGTCACCATCGCCGACTCGGGCCAGGGTGATGTGCAGCCTGGCACCGTGACCTTGGTGTGCTCCAACCCACCCTGTGAGACCCACGAGACTGGCACCACCAACACGGCCACTACCACCGTTGTGGCTAATCTTGGGGGACACCCCCAGCCCACCCAAGTGCAGTTCGTCTGTGACAGACAGGAGGCAGCTGCTTCTCTTGTGACCTCGACTGTGGGGCAGCAGAACGGTAGCATGGTCCGAGTATGCTCGAACCCACCCTGCGAAACCCATGAGACGGGCACCACCAACACCGCCACCACCGCCACCTCCAACATGGCCGGGCAACACGGCTGCTCAAACCCGCCCTGCGAGACCCACGAGACGGGCACCACCAACACTGCCACCACAGCCATGTCAAGTGTCGGCGCCAACCACCAGCGAGATGCCCGTCGGGCCTGTGTAGCCGGCACCCCTGCCATGATCCGGATCAGTGTGGCCGCTGGGGCGCTGGAGGCAGCCCAGGGCTCTAAGCCCCAGTGCCAAACCCGCCAGACCAGTGCGACCAGCACCACCATGACTGTGATGGCCACTGGGGCCCCATGCTCGGCTGGCCCACTCCTCGGGCCGAGCATGGCACGGGAACCTGGGGGCCGTGGCACTGCTTTTGTGCAGTTGGCCCCTCTGAGCAGCAAAGTCAGGCTGAGCAGCCCAGGCAGCAAGGACCTGCCCACAGGGCGCCACAGCCATGCGGCCAACACCACCGCCATGGCCCGTTCCAGTGTGGGTGCTGGGGAGCCCCGCGCGGCACCCATGTGCGAGAGCCTCCAGGGCGGCTTGCCCAGCACCACAGTGACTGTGACGGCCCTGGAGGCACTGCTGTGCCCCTCGGCCACCGTGACCCAAGTCTGCTCCAACCCACCATGTGAGACCCATGAGACAGGCACCACCAACACCGCCACTACCTCGAATGCAGGCAGCGCCCAGCGAGTGTGCTCCAACCCGCCGTGCGAGACCCATGAGACAGGCACCACCCACACGGCCACCACGGCCACTTCAAATGGGGGCACAGGCCAGGCCGAGGGTGGGCAGCAGCCCCCTGCTGGTCGCCCCTGTGAGACACATCAGACTACTTCCACCGGCACCACCATGTCCGTCAGCACGGGCGCCCTGCTTCCCGATGCCACTTCTTCCCACAGGACCCTGGAGTCTGGCCTAGAGGCGGCGGCAGCGCCCAGCGTCACTCCCCAGGCTGGCACTGTTCTGCTGGCTCCTTTTCCAACACAGAGGGTATGCTCCAACCCCCCCTGTGAGACCCACGAGACAGGCACCACTCACACAGCTACCACTGTCACTTCCAACATGAGCTCAAACCAAG ACACCCCTCCCGCTACCAGCGATCAGGGAGAGGTGGAAAGCACCCAGGGCGACAGTGCCATCACGACAACTGTGTCCTCCACACTGACGCGTGCTGTGACCACCGTGACACAGTCCACGCCGGTCCCAGGCCCCTCTGTGCCG AAGATCTCATCAATTACTGAGACTGCCCCAGGGGCTCTGACTACCGAAGTCCCCATCCCAGCCAAAATAACAGTGACCATAGCCAACACAGAAACTTCTGACATGCCCTTCTCTGCTGTTGACATCCTGCAGCCCCCAGAGGAACTCCAGGTGTCACCAGGGCCTCGCCAGCAGCTGCCTCCGCGGCAGCTCCTACAGTCAGCCTCCACAGCCCTGATGGGGGAGTCCGCCGAGGTCCTGTCAGCCTCCCAGACCCCTGAGCTCCCGGCTGCCGTGGATCTGAGCAGCACAGGGGAGCCATCTTCGGGCCAGGAGTCTGCTAGCTCTGCGGTGGTGGCCACTGTGGTGGTCCAGCCACCCCCACCTGCGCAGTCCGAAGTAGATCAGTTATCACTTCCCCAAGAGCTAATggctgaggcccaggctggcacCACCACCCTCATGGTAACAGGGCTCACCCCCGAAGAGCTGGCAGTGACTGCTGCTGCAGAAGCAGCCGCCCAGGCTGCAGCCACAGAGGAAGCCCAGGCCCTGGCCATCCAGGCGGTGCTCCAGGCAGCGCAGCAGGCTGTTATGG GCACCGGTGAGCCCATGGACACCTCCGAGGCAGCGGCAACCGTGAcccaggcagagctggggcaCCTGTCGGCTGAGGGCCAGGAGGGCCAGGCCACCACCATCCCCATCGTGCTGACACAGCAGGAGCTGGCTGCCCtggtgcagcagcagcagctacaggaggcccaggcccagcagcagcatcaccaccTCCCCACTGAGGCCCTGGCCCCTGCTGATAGCCTCAATGACCCGGCCATTGAGAGCAACTGCCTCAACGAGCTGGCCGGCACCGTCCCCAGCACCGTGGCGCTGCTGCCCTCAACAGCCACCGAGA GCCTGGCTCCGTCCAACACATTTGTGGCCCCCCAGCCGGTTGTGGTGGCCAGCCCAGCCAAGCTGCAGGCTGCAGCTACCTTGACTGAAGTGGCCAATGGCATTGAGTCCCTGGGTGTG AAGCCGGACCTGCCGCCTCCACCCAGCAAAGCCCCCATGAAGAAGGAGAACCAGTGGTTTGATGTGGGGGTCATTAAGGGCACCAATGTAATGGTGACACACTATTTTCTGCCACCAGACGATGCTGCCCCATCAGAA GATGACTCGGGCACTGTCCCTGACTATAACCAGCTGAAGAAGCAGGAGCTGCAGCCAGGCACAGCATATAAGTTTCGTGTTGCCGGAATCAATGCCTGCGGCCGGGGGCCCTTCAGTGAAATCTCAGCCTTTAAGACATGTCTGCCTGGTTTCCCAGGGGCCCCTTGTGCCATTAAAATCAGCAAA AGTCCTGATGGTGCTCACCTCACCTGGGAGCCACCCTCTGTGACCTCCGGCAAGATCATCGAGTACTCGGTGTACCTGGCCATCCAGAGCTCGCAGGCTGGGAGTGAGCTCAAGAGCTCCACCCCAGCCCAGCTGGCCTTCATGCGAGTGTACTGcgggcccagcccctcctgcctcgTGCAGTCCTCCAGCCTCTCCAACGCCCACATTGActacaccaccaagcctgccatCATTTTCCGCATTGCCGCCCGCAACGAGAAGGGCTACGGCCCAGCCACACAAGTGAGGTGGCTGCAGG AAACCAGTAAAGACAGCTCTGGCACCAAGCCGGCCAACAAACGGCCAATGTCCTCTCCAGAAAT GAAATCTGCTCCAAAGAAATCTAAGGccgatggtcagtga